CGCAGTCGGTGGCTTGAAGCGATTATTGATCGGTGCAACTTTATTGCGGAGCAAGTGCAGTAGACGACAGTCCTCTGTATACTATAGCCGGGATTCCCGGGATATTTGGCAAGTTACGATCAATACGACTAGAAGACACCCGGTATCATTGGCGAGTTCGTTCTGGAAGCCGGCAGTCACACCCTTTTACGTTCCCCATCGGCTGTCTTCCTTCACTTTTTGCAAGTCTAAGATGGTAAATTCAGTAGAAGCTGCATCAGTAGCAGAATCTAATGGTTATGATAATGGGCATAGTGCTGGACAAGAAGATCTTGTTGACACTCCTCCCTTATTCAAAGAAATCCAGATTCCTTTGTCTTGGGGTCATTTAGCAGGTATGTAGGAAgttggtttttcttgttggcaACAAATAAGACACAAATAGTCTAAAtgccttttttcgttttccagcAAAAGTCTGGGGAACACCCAATGACCATCCAATTTTGGCATTACATGGCTGGCAGGATAATGCAGGCACTTTTGACAAGCTTATTCCATTGCTTCCACCTGATTTGTATGTGGTCTGCCTGGATTTCTGTGGTAAGTTAGAAAAGTTTACTGAAATACCTTTAGATAATGGTAAAGCTAAGTTTGCATTTTCTAGGTCATGGACTATCAAGTCACTATCCTAAAGGTATGATCTACCATTACTGGGATCACATTGCTCATATTCGCTTGGTAGCCGAATATTTTGGCTGGTCTCGCTTCTCCATAATGGGTCACTCTCTCGGTGGTATTGTTGGCTCCATGTTCACTGCCATCAGCCCACACATGATCGAGAAACTCGTCATGATCGACATTGTCAAGCCCATCTCCACTCCGGCGAAATTCCAGCCAGATAAGTCTGCCAAAGCCATCGAAAGCTACATTCAGGTGCTGAAAAAACTAGAACAGAGCCCTCCCTCTTACTCCTACGAGGCGGCTCGTGAGAGACTGGTGCAGGCCAACAACGGATCGATTGATTCGAAAGCAGCGGAAGTCCTGATGCGCCGCGGCACTAAGCAGCATGAGGATGGTGGCTATTACTTCTCACGCGATCTCCGCCACGTAAGAATATatatcaattttctttttaatcttTCGGCGTCTTAGTAATAGACGATTTCATGTCTCTAGGTAATCCCCTCTGTGGCCTCTTACACTGCCGAACAGCATGCCGAATACGCTAAGCGCGTCCACTGCCCTTTGCTGCTCATCACAGCTAAAAATGGTTTCGTCTACGAAGATAAATCCGTCATCGAAGATTTTGTCAAGATTTACCGAGATGTCAGCAAGGGAGGATTCCAACACGCACAGGTCGAAGGCACTCACCACGTCCATCTTGTAAATCCGGAGAATATTGCTTCCATTGTTGGCAAATTTTTGTCCCATGATGCTCAGCAGTCAACCCTAGATAATTTACAATAGCAATCGGTAGATGATACTGATTGAATTTTACGTTAGGAAACAATTTATGAATTGAATGATTTACTGATTCCCTAAGCGCCAAGTCTGTCTAGTACATTCTTCCTTGAAAGAACCTGCATTGTTATGCAATGATCTTCTAAAGATCGCATTTAAACGCAGATATTGTAACTAACATTATTACTCTGTAGCATTTAACCTTCGTTGACATTCTGTTAAATTTCGAAACATTATTCACGTGGTGTTGAAAAATCTTCAAATTGTACTATCCACTCTATAGACTCAATAAACAAGTACGAGTCGCATCAGAACTCGTTAactttcttccattttcttcgaGAATTTGACATGTCGACATTCTGGATATTTGTCAGCTAAAAAACTGCGTACTTCGCCATGTTCTACAAGAAGATTTACCTTAACTTGATCTCGGTTGCGAAAACGTTCCGTTTTTGAAAGATGATTTTGCCATGACGGATCCGATTCGTTGAAATGAAAACCCTTCTTCCTCTTGGAAACAACTTTTCCGGCGTTTAGGTGCTACAGAGAAGATAAAAACTATACCAttttaataatatttaaaaaaaagatttaaaaaagataCGAACCAGATTTAAATCCATGTCATCAATCGCTTTTGTGGTTTTGACTTCAGATGGCTTTGCCATTATTTGAGGAAAATAATCACGTTCTTTACGAAACTCGACAACGTGCAATTTCGTTTCTTCGGCGATCTTCTCGAATGttttctgaaaaattttcacaaagaataaaaataataataatgataatatcAACTCAGTGTATAAAAACGATCCTTCGCATTCGTGCTCTTTACCTGTTGAAGCAAGCCTACCATAAAGGCTTTCGCTACGTGCTGTACATTTTTGGTCGAACCTTCGACTTTGGCGTAAATATCCTTGATACCAACCGCTTTGCAAATCTCTCTGATGGCTCGATGGCATATGAGTCCATAACCTTCAGGCTTCTTTTGCACGAAGACCCTCGTTTTGCCGAAGGCAGCAAAAAAATCGTGCAATACTGAATGAATAATAGCGTGTTGTTACATTTTCTTATGAATTTagaggcgaaaaaaaaaaaatgccaaccTGTGTGTTCATTATATCGTTCCACGTACATAAGTTTCTGGGCGGCACGATTTTTAGCCTTCCTGAGTGCTGTCATACCCAATTGAGCTTTCCCTGTAGCGAACCCGGCAAGTCCGTTACTGTTACCAGTAACAACGAAAGCGCTTGTCCGACGAGTACGACCCAAATTTCCTTTCATGTTACACACTGTTTTGAACTGTGACGAAACAGACAAATGAATACTCGAATAtggaatctaaaaaaaaaaattaacagtaCTTCGAGGACGATGGTGTCAAATCCTTCGAAGTTATCTAAGGGATAATACCATTCAGTCAGCTGCAGCCTTAAATGATGGAAAAAATCTGAAAGTACCTTCTCCAACAGGATCAGGAGGACCTACACTTCTACCAGGTAGCTTTGGGCCGGACCAACCCCTTTCCAGAGGACTTAATCTCAACAATCTAAATGCTCCCATTTCATCCCGTAGCTTCAACAATTTGGCCTCCCTGTCAGGATCGTCTGGTAGTTTTTTCTGTTGGATAAGCTCTCTCCCCTGAATGATGGGGCTGTTCAGTCCAGGCCACAGCAtatttgttttaccttttaaAGATTTAATATTAGTCATGTATTTTATATAGTATAATACTATCAAAGGGTCATTACCAACAccaacaacttgtcctttgtttaaattttttgccaTCTTTTTGCCAACGGCTCTGCCTCTTCCACGTTTTTTACCAGCATTACTAACACTGGTAACTCCTTTCCATAACTTGTCAGCTGGCactgaaaataaacaaaacgattTTAAAATACGAAAGAAAGTACAGTTGGCGATTTAACTAACGTTTGTTGAAAAAACTCGTATTTCGTACGGTCGAAACAACCGGGGTGAACCGCTTAGAGGAAATTATTGGTGGAGATGTTTGAACTGTAGAGAATAATGTTATGGGTTGTACTGTAACTCCAATTGGTCTTATAGACATTCTCAAAGAACACACGTAATTGGGGGATAACTGAAGGAAACATTTTGCGACATTCCAAAGCCCTGCCATGTTTTAACACTTTTGATTTTACTAAGGATCGTCGTCTGCTTGAACAGAAAGCGACTGCatcttttatcttttcacAGATGGcgttttaataaaaaattctttcagcTGATTCTGCGAGTCTTTTTAATCCaaaatctatggcaatccgttttacccaaaataaaaataaaaaatataggcctttttttctgttttactgctatcgccatctaacggtcacgtttctagttaattctcccgacacactgaccgaaaaaaattctaagcccgactaaataagccagactttctgttttttacggttaattaaaaaactagaagcctgatataaaaatataccccattttcgtgatcagcgatcaatttcgaatcggaataatgtatttttaatgaaatctaggatttgaagaaaattggaaaagtgagaagacttcttactttttcaattttggcaaaattttagatgtcgctttaaatacatggtttcgatgtaGAATTGAACTGGCaacacgaatatgagggttgttttctcgtggaactcatagtttttgaataaaacgtaaaaaacggtaaaggttgggttaaaaaataagcccgggcttatattgtcgggcttaaaattttttcctattaaaaaacaatagcattaaaaatagataactatagatgattctgattcaaaattaaccaaggaacacgaaaatggaatttgtttttacgtagagaatatagttttggagtaatctaaaatataaaattagtgtgtgcgaatcgaaacgattactagcgcgccagtccgctacagcgctagtgcgatgctttttttgtcgggcttattttaaaacCTGGCCAAACAGCatttccactagatggcgttgcagATTCACCAGCCTCTAGCGTGTGAAATGgaactattgttattttttgttgtcatgtgattctcattgtttactttgtttttacgttgacaacttgtatttgagtttccctcgtctgaacggtatcgttatttctgtttttttttgttgtttttacccaCCCCTGTTATCGATGTGCAGATTGCACTGCTTCATTACCTAAACGAAATGTCAGCCGTTGCACTTGGGCTTAGAATGAGGTAATattaacatacttttggaaaaccaggtctcatgttgtatcattctggGTAAAGCTAGTGTTACTAGCAGAACTGTGCATGATATTTGGTGAAAATTGATGGTTTTTGTGTTTACAACCAAAAGCCAATTTTCAGGCTTATTAAGAATGATAATTTACTACTTCTACATTTGCAACATGTTaatcttattcttttttattagtaaACATATCCAGTAGTGGAGTTGCAAGGAACaaatgtgttctgttgtgtactTTGCACATATTGTGGCTTGTTGCAGGATTTTATTACTTTGTGAATCAATTGTAACTTATTTATGAGACATTCTTGaagatgtgctatttgctaATATTCTGCAAGAACAGATCACCCATTTACTTCTGTCTGGTAATAACCATATCTGTTCAACTATCcccttaattctgatggctacAACATTAAGGGGatggttttaaaacatttgcttcaattattatgtgtgtggtagtgatttgaagtggtatacaggtcgtacctgaaaactgaactttaagaactttgaaaggccatgttatgttcGTTTACTATAGTTTTcgtttgaaactacgcagatcttttgtaacttgtgaacgagaatatagttcattttttaaattttcgaaattttaactttcagtacatcttccggtttgaaaatgcctaataactcactatctgttggtctgaatgaaaaaagaaccacatttttgtaatcctcgtgaaatttgggttcgaatccatgtgtcagtaggaaatacccgaaaatcgtcaaaaatcgcaaatttccctgaactatagttcaggaaaaatcgcgattttggccaaattggacttttcgccaaaaacaggtcaaaataggtcagacacaccttaaatttcacgaggatcacgaaaatcacattcgttttgttgtgggcccagtatttctggagatatagtctaCTTCCGGTTACTTCcggtaacttttttttcaacttcgcaaaaactaaaaaatgaacattaatatgccaaacattttaagcattttgatcacatatgaaatggtgtagtggcttctttcgtgctttttttgttattttactgttggttgATTGATATACTGatgacactacttcgttaacagagactactagcattatgtatcacgctaatgggaaggtatacctggtaaatatagatcatagcatgaagatataccacatactattattataaccttatcatgcacgaccatctgatgtacagttaggtttaaaaataagcccgactttttcttattttacgttacgctgtagCGTATTAGCACGCTTCGGGAAATTACGTAATACCaatagctctgaggtagagTGTGTGACTACGGGAAtcgaaagtcaagagttcgagtcacgtCTGGATCCTATGTGCCAGAGAATTGAGTTATGGTTCCCACTGTAGACAATATatctttgtacaaaaaatgaattactctattgtatttataggtgacattccgagacggaaatattaaattgcgttggggcgcacaacaatattattacaagtgcaaatagacttccttcaaaagacatggaaaaatagttaactaAATTATGAGACTCATGGatctatggttgagcatcggcgtcgcacgcCAGAAATCAAGGGTTCAACCCCCTGaagagtcaaaatgaaatgaaattattatatATAACTCAATATGTCAAATTAGATATACAATTGCGCATTCGCTTCAATTCGCATGGTTACAATTCAATATCATTAATGCACTAAAAGTTGTAGAATCTCCATGAAGTGAGATTAAAGTGCATCGTTCCATAAACAATGAAGTCGTCTAACAACGGAACATTCTCCCATAATTGGGcacagcaaaaattgaaaatataacgCATATGTCCATAAAATGACATTGCGAcataaataaggaaatgttCACATTAGTAAACAGAGCAACAGCacgaaagtaaaaaagacaagatctgaaatttttttttaaagaatttgtattgacaatattcggcacaatttaaagacttgcaactttgaaagggcaaaatagccgatttccAAGTTGCTGTTACTACTAATtactttgaaagggcaaaatagccgatttcaaagttgctgtcaaccgaggtagggggagacactacctcagttgactcaccggggagattacccggtgcgtggctaagagaagccggaagaagagcgaaggttgcggacaagcttttacgtgagcgattaactgttaattcggatttttgggtagccgcacagccctccaatgatatcatcggaccatgaggacccccacgtcccctttccagacagcgcactcacaaccgttactgctgatcacagtaggggcatgaccccctacgggcttattaaaaatcaaagggaaacggggccacagaaaagaagggagcccaggtatgcacttcaatttatataaattttaatactttgttttcgggccgcagcaacgactgaaggtaatgagcaggaagc
The nucleotide sequence above comes from Daphnia carinata strain CSIRO-1 chromosome 3, CSIRO_AGI_Dcar_HiC_V3, whole genome shotgun sequence. Encoded proteins:
- the LOC130693140 gene encoding probable serine hydrolase, which produces MVKWVPLSAVGGLKRLLIGATLLRSKCSRRQSSVYYSRDSRDIWQVTINTTRRHPVSLASSFWKPAVTPFYVPHRLSSFTFCKSKMVNSVEAASVAESNGYDNGHSAGQEDLVDTPPLFKEIQIPLSWGHLAAKVWGTPNDHPILALHGWQDNAGTFDKLIPLLPPDLYVVCLDFCGHGLSSHYPKGMIYHYWDHIAHIRLVAEYFGWSRFSIMGHSLGGIVGSMFTAISPHMIEKLVMIDIVKPISTPAKFQPDKSAKAIESYIQVLKKLEQSPPSYSYEAARERLVQANNGSIDSKAAEVLMRRGTKQHEDGGYYFSRDLRHVIPSVASYTAEQHAEYAKRVHCPLLLITAKNGFVYEDKSVIEDFVKIYRDVSKGGFQHAQVEGTHHVHLVNPENIASIVGKFLSHDAQQSTLDNLQ
- the LOC130693138 gene encoding small ribosomal subunit protein uS5m-like, with amino-acid sequence MAGLWNVAKCFLQLSPNYVCSLRMSIRPIGVTVQPITLFSTVQTSPPIISSKRFTPVVSTVRNTSFFNKLPADKLWKGVTSVSNAGKKRGRGRAVGKKMAKNLNKGQVVGVGKTNMLWPGLNSPIIQGRELIQQKKLPDDPDREAKLLKLRDEMGAFRLLRLSPLERGWSGPKLPGRSVGPPDPVGEDNFEGFDTIVLEFKTVCNMKGNLGRTRRTSAFVVTGNSNGLAGFATGKAQLGMTALRKAKNRAAQKLMYVERYNEHTVLHDFFAAFGKTRVFVQKKPEGYGLICHRAIREICKAVGIKDIYAKVEGSTKNVQHVAKAFMVGLLQQKTFEKIAEETKLHVVEFRKERDYFPQIMAKPSEVKTTKAIDDMDLNLHLNAGKVVSKRKKGFHFNESDPSWQNHLSKTERFRNRDQVKVNLLVEHGEVRSFLADKYPECRHVKFSKKMEES